CTTCCCTACGCGCCAACTATTGATTGAAAAATAAAAAACTTATTCCCTTGTGTGGGGAAATAATAAAAACGGAGGAGATTAATATGAAAAAAACTGAGATGGTTAGAATGGCACAGGAAAAAGAATGTCCAGAATGCGGAGAAAGATATATTGAAAAAATTGAATCTGTTGTTTACGAATGCGAACGCTGTATCGGTAGACATGAAGAGTGAAGAAAACAT
This window of the Sporosarcina pasteurii genome carries:
- the yhfH gene encoding protein YhfH, which translates into the protein MKKTEMVRMAQEKECPECGERYIEKIESVVYECERCIGRHEE